ATAGTTGATGTACTCCTTCCTGAGGTCAACTCAAGAGAAAACCAAGAGGTTCTTGACATAGCTCTAACAGTAAGAATGACTGACAGTGGTAGAAGAGTTAGGTTTAGGGTACTGGCAGCGGTAGGAAACAGAGACGGTTACGTGGGACTTGGAATCGGCCACGGAAAGGAAGTTGGAATAGCCATAAGGAAGGCAATAAACTACGCTAAGATGAACATAATTGAAATCAAGAGGGGCTGTGGTTCTTGGGAGTGCAGGTGCAGAAGACCACACTCAATCCCATTCGCAGTCGAAGGCAAGAGCGGTAGTGTAAAGGTCAAGCTCATGCCAGGACCAAGAGGACTTGGCCTAGTTATCGGTGATGTCGGTAAGAAGATACTAAGCTTGGCGGGAGTTAAGGACGTGTGGTCCCAAACCTTGGGTGAGACGAGAACCACAGTTAACTTCGCAAAGGCAGTGTTTGAAGCACTATACAACACCAACAGTGTCGCTGTGAAGCCTGAGATGATCGAGCGTTATGGTATCGTAGTTGGTAGAGAAATGCCACAGAACTTTGAGCTGTGAGGTGAGCGAGGATGGCAAAACTTGCTTTGATTAGGATAAGGGGCAGAGTGAATGTTAAGAGACCCGTAAAAGACACCCTTGCAATGCTGAGACTCCACAAGGTAAACCACC
This region of Thermococcus alcaliphilus genomic DNA includes:
- the rpsE gene encoding 30S ribosomal protein S5, translating into MSQEWKEYAQRVLEEWQPKTKLGMLVKEGQITDIHEIFRKGYQIKEPEIVDVLLPEVNSRENQEVLDIALTVRMTDSGRRVRFRVLAAVGNRDGYVGLGIGHGKEVGIAIRKAINYAKMNIIEIKRGCGSWECRCRRPHSIPFAVEGKSGSVKVKLMPGPRGLGLVIGDVGKKILSLAGVKDVWSQTLGETRTTVNFAKAVFEALYNTNSVAVKPEMIERYGIVVGREMPQNFEL